The region AAGTGCCACTGGGCCAGATGCAATAAACTTCAGTAAAGTTGCCGTGCACAGGGAGAGCACAGCAATCTTACTATTACTGGCGTGGGGGAGCACTGGTGATTAATACGTTAGCGCCCCATGCATAACCCGGAAATACATGTGTCACCAATGAGTTGACAGCCGGTGTTTCCCCTGCGCTAATAATGGTATAATTGCCATGCGCTCACTGCACCCGACAACTTTACTAGAATTTACTGCATCAGGCCCAGTGTATCTTCTGATTAATTATCCCCTTAATCACTTCCTTTGTTTAATCAAAAAAGTAAACAGGGAATAACTGTCTGAATTAGGTTTGTAAAATATATAACTGAGTACATAAAAATGGTCTTTTCTGTCCATATGTcccttgtatttattttttttttttcataaaacgtTTATTGAATGAAAAAGGTCATACATTGTGTTCAGACAAAACGATACTTGTTACATACAAAGTCACTTTGGGTTCAAAAGCGCCATAAATAGTCACTCAGTACTCATGAATTTTATGCTGATTAATCTTTTTTACCTGTATATATTCATTTATGCACTCATTGTTGTTTTGTCATTTCTCAGAGCAGCTGGAGGTAATTTTCTCTCCCTACTCCTGGAAAGGACAAACCTGATCCTATTGATCAGCTGGCTCAAGGGAGCCTCAATAGGTTAAGAATTATAACTGAAAAATTACCGTGCATCTTGGAATTCACTAATCAGTTAGTACATGCATTTGGACATTTGCTTTTCCATCATGAAATGACTTAGATCTGTTTAATTGGTCTAAGTGGACATTTAACCGATAATAGCCTTAGCATTGAACTAAAAAAACCTAATAACAATAAAGGAAAAAGAAATCTTAAGTATTGATCCATATTGATTCTATGAATTAGTTGAATTAGTTCCCTATCCAGGACTCTGGGATGTAAAAGTCATATTTTCCCCCCATTGATCTGTCTTTGATTTTTTGTTCCATAAGCAGGTTTCTTTTGACTGTATGTTTTAACTGTTCTATGGAGATTTGGTTTGCTGTTTTCCAATTTGCGGATATAAGTGTGAGCGCTGTCAGTATAACATGGGTTATGTGAGGTCTGATTTGTTTTGGGAGCTTCTCTAATCCCACTAGTAGTAATGCTAATTGTGGTGAGATTGTCAGTTTTAGCTTAAAGGCGTTGTTTATCAAGGCCTCGACCTGTTTCCAGAAGGTAAGTATCACTGGACAATCCCAAAACATGTGTACTAGTGTACCTTGTGCGGATGCACAATGCCAACATAAGGGAGAAACTTCATTTGAGAATGATGCTAACCTTCTTGGGGTATAATACCAACGAAATAGGAGTTTTCGAGTCTGTTCCCAGTGGGAGTTACATTTGGAGATCTTTAAGGTTGTGTTAGTAGCTGGTCCCTTGTATTTATTGAGTTTAACATCTAATCTATTAACcaaaaatgtacagtataatatatgCTTTGCTCAACCGGATTTCAAACACCGCGCGCGGTTCCACCACTCTCGCCAATTGCGTTTCCTAGCCGCAGatcactcgccctgccgtctctatgacagcagagctctgtgagccggacaggagccattttcattggcttctggccctctcatcactgtaagccaatcccattggcttgcaTTTATTGaccgggtcaggagccaatgaaagcggctcctgaccggcgcacagcgctcttcaGTCATAGAGACgacagagagagggacctgcggtgatgagcgagcggtgtgacCGATGGGAGTGGCGGATTATTGCGGTGATTCGTTGATAAGCGACGTTttacagtaccagcagtctctgctccTTAAAAAGACTCTGGCGtctcttttttttacctgtttttgtCATAAAATCCTCTTAAGCATGAATCTCCCAGTTAACTCGCCACATCCGCGCGGCAGATgaatgatttattacagaggaatagccctgcaaagctcccgggctcgccgggctttacttccttgaagaggcagagcgttgagctgtagctctgcctcctccgcagtcaatctctgctgatccctgcctctcctcacccctctgttttctttcactgagaggggggaggaggcagagatccgtggagattgattgcggagaggcagagctacacctcaaagctctgcctctccagggcagcacaatctgcgacctgcaaagttatagaactttgcaggtctattcTTCTGTAATAAATCACTCATCTGCCATGGGAATGCGGCGATTTAACTGGGACATTCATGCTTAAGAGGATTTCATGacaaaaacaggtaaaaaaaaagagacttcagggtCTATTTAAGGGGGCAGAAACTGCTGGTATGAAAGTAgtttatatactgtagatagaaTGAAATGCTGAAACTTTCATATCAGGGCTACTAAAAAGGCTCTCATTTATGTgtaaataagcaaaaaaaaagtccatGCTGATTGACTGTGTTTTTGCACTGTGATATGAAACATGAATAGCACttaaaaatattttctttcttTTAGCCTGAAAATCTCTGACAAGTATGATGCTGTCAGTAGTAATGCCCTGGCCATTAAGAAACAGCTGCATCCTTATCTGCTCAAACTTAAGGAGGAAATCGGTGCAGAGCTGCAGAAAGATATCCCAATTTTCAGAGAAAAGATCCAACCCTATGTTGAAACCTTCCAGATGAACTGGGCTGGTCAGGTGAAGGCTTTTAGGGAGAATGCTGCACCAGTGGTGGACAACCTGAAGAAACAAACCAAGGACAACCTGGAAAGCTTTTACAAAAACCTCCAGCCTCAGATTGAAGAGCTGAAGAAAAGATTGCATTCTGAAGTTGAATCCTTGAGAGCGAATATTGCCCCATACAAAGAAGAGCTGAGGCAAAAGCTGGTAGAGAAATTTGATGAGGTGAAAGCAAATGCTGGCCCTAGAGCAGAGGAATACAAGGCTCAGGTTGCTCAGAATTTGGAAAACCTAAGGCAGAGGCTTGCACCCGTGGTTGAAAACCTCAAAGAACAGCTCCTGCCCAAATTAGAGGAAGGCAAAGCCAAGCTGGCAGAAGCATGGGAGGCTTTGAGAGCCAGGGTTGCTGCTTACCGCGCTCAAGCATAAATTCTATTCCAGCATACATTCAATTTCCTGAGACTGTGTGAAGACATGGTGCTAGAGCGATCCTTCATGCTGCTGCAGTCATGCTTATCCTTTCACCAGATGCAAGCTGATTAACTGAACAGGAACAACTCTTCAAGCTTCTCATAGATCCATGCGTTTGGGTTGACATATATATGGGAGATCTGCTAGGAACTATTGTTTACATATTGTATGCTGATTACACTGAGGCCATGTCTGTCTCATCTTTCATCTCAGTctgaaaataaaatgcaatggtgaAACAATTGGCTTTATTGTACTCTGTGATCTACTGTATATTACCTGAGAGCAGGGAGcagtaaaaatggtcaatagatgggagctaaaaacattaaagccggtGCCCTCCCCCCCCATCGCCACAATCATTCACCTGAGAACATATAAACTTTATACTTATGTTTATAATTGTTAAGcacaaaataaaaccatgggttgCCAGACTAGTCATATTTAGGAGTAGAGATTCAAGTCATAAGGATCGCACAGCATAGGTAAATGCCACGTCAGGTGCAGAACCCAAAGACAACGGTAATCCAAGTAGGCACAAagaagggtcccctttgtcaaggcacagtACAGTATCATATCTGTGCTGTGCCTTAACAAAGGGGACCCTGCAAGGTCCCAAAATGGTCATTGGCATAACTGTCGGATGATGTGGTGATTGGTACGGTTCTTGAATCGTATTGTGTGGACCTTCTTTATGCATATTTAGGAGGAagactatagatacaattgttatttTCATTGGTTTATTTCCAGGTCAGGTTTGTGTTGAAGTTCCACAGTTTCCGAGGCCTGTGTAGGCAAAGTTGCACATCTTGTTTTGTTTATGTAGTAACTCCCTGGTTAGCTGATGTCAATAAATAATATTCAAATGATCTGGTCAGAAGCTCCAGATACTGGTCACTTCCAGTACCAGATTCTCATTGCCATCAGCTGTAATCTAGAGAGTTTCTCCTTGCAGTCTGAACAATGGGATGATGCTATCTGAACAGCAGCAGCCGACCCACAGACACTGAAACTCTCTTTGGTACCGTTTTAATACATACTCTGAGTTGCTTGCTATGTTGAAGATGACTAGCAGGACTTGCTGCTAAATATTCTACATGTGTCCAAATGTTCCTATAGTCCATTTTCCTTGTCTTCTGCCTTCCATGAGTGCATAAAGTACTGTGTCCTCCTTTTCCTGTCCTGAACCAACAGAATCCCTGTAGTCTGTCTGTCGCTTCTGGTTTTGCCATTGAAGAGGAGCTGTcatccatactatctcagaaaaaaacaacaacacatatataagtagatacatacttgctctacttacataacatatgtgttgcactgtccacgttttgattttagtgatttttctacagtaaaaaaagaggaagtccttcttagcatttcccattttaactgtggctaatctgaagccaatcctgatgtcattttctaccttactctcctctgccttattgtgtatgcattgcccaccctttcactatagaaagtgcattgtctcggcatgagaaatattgtccaatcagagatacagaggtgggggagggaaaaacaggagggaaagaggcttcagccaatcaggctgcattagttaagtctgaggggaaagtagagaagcaaaaaaggacaacccagcatgccctgcaaattttgtttgcacagagggagacatggcagcactttcaaacaaaacttatacctgaatgatttatctgcattgacgtacagagctccagtaactggactatattacacacctagcactaactacaggcaaaggggggtgttagcgtcagtgataatgtgtgcacagattattaccgaatagacttccccacggcggtgacggacCCCCTCTTgggaagacctaacactagtctagcaataaaaacGTAATATTACTcatgctgctaatcataaatggtatacacatttcatcaaacagacagacagtcaaatgacagcactcaaggctgcacctgaaatgtaaaccaacagaggcaatgaAGAGCCcctctggggctaaatacatgccttgaatgcaaaacagatgcaaattatgtgcttattctaatctaaaaaaaaattgaaagtagATTTGAAGCAATGCAGGCAGCTAGTGTATACCATTAATGATTAGCAGCAtgaggaatattatgtttttattactAGACTAGTGTTAGGCCTTCCCCGAGGGGGTCCGTCACCACCGTGGGGAAGgctattaggtaataatctgtgcacacattatcactgaagctaacacccccccccccccctttgcctgtagtgagtgctaggtgtgtaatatagtccagttactGTAGCTCTGCAcgtcaatgcagataaatcattcaggtataagttttgtttgaaagcgctgccatgtctaccGCTGTGCAAATTTTGTTTgtgccaaataagagtcaggtaaactggggatgatcatttatcaacaagaaaagtaatagtgattttaactttttgattgcctggttagcatccttattacttatttaccagatgaaaataaagaattgattttttttatgttatgcccgacagttacactttaaaacgtCAAAAGAGAATTCCAAGACTGCAGAAACCTTATTTAACAAACAACAGCAACTTTTGTACACTTGATTACTGTggtattggggttgattcatttaACATCAGTAACATTTATGTGTACAGGCAGCACATGGCAGTTTTACCAGTACATACATCAGTTATGTAGCGCAGGTTACGCAAACAGCGCAGATTGCGTAACCTAAGTTATGTGCACATTGCTACAGCAAAGCCTGTTATCTGGAGCTTACGCAGCCAGAAGTCTCAGCTAACTGGCACACCTGAGTGGGATAACTGGGACAGTGGTTTGCATGGCAGAAAATACTGACTGAGTCTCTCTCCAGGCAACGTCTCTTCCGCTTCCTGCAGCTCCCTTCAGCTTTCCAGCATCTAAGCACGGCTCCCAGCATGTCACGTGACCTGATGCGAGTCaggtgacatgctgggagctgtacacAGAGGAGGTCGGAAAGCCGTAGAAGACGGcacctggaggctcggtaagtattttcagCTGCACGGGGGAGGAGGTTTGTGCTTTCTTGGTACATGaatctggcatcagccaatccacGCCTGTGCCAGATATCTGGGGTCTTGTTGTGAAATATACTTACATAAGTAGCGCAACACTCGTTACACTGACAATGCTTGCATTATCTAGTTAATGCGCCATTTCTACAACTCACGCTAAGTGACTGGTGTACATATTAGTAAAAATGCAGTTTACTGCCTGTGTACAGCAATTTTATCAGCCTAATGCACCTAGATCATCTAACATGTCTCTAACATGTCCAATTCATGCCACAGttattttgttacaggttttgccTACTCTATGGAGATACAAGTAAGGTGATTTAGAAGAGTACATAATAAGCCCACTGGGGCATTTCTAGTTAAAacccacttcaggttcactttaatgcactTAGCAGTAAATCAGAAATAGGAATGTGGTTATAAAATAAAACCAAGTAACAAATTCCTCAAGTTACCGTACCTAACAAATGCATAGTGATGAAGTGGTGCCTATTGCAGTATTTTAGGACTCTGGGATTAGCCTCAAGATTTACAGCCCACTATACGACACACTGATATACATAGGCAGGGTAAAcagtttattaaagagacactgaagtaaaaaaaaaaattatgatattatgaattgtatgtgtagtacggataattactagaacattagttgcaaagaaaatattctcataattttttttttcgttatatagtttttttttatagcattgcatcattctctaatatttgcagtttacacactactcagcattgtaaatgattttacagagcaggctaatgaacttttaaactgttctctgcagaataAAAAACAATGCAGTGACtggcagttgagataacaaggttcagaagacagagctctctgccactttgaaagtcggagctcaatggctttttttgcatagataacaactggagtttcttaattcttcctgtactggaaacaatattagacttatgtctctgctgtgctatttatgttttatttcttaactgtactacacacatacacatcattataacatttttttttcacttcagtggttCTTTACACATAtgagatcattgcagcactttcATTGTTTTGGTAGTAATCTAGACATCACATTACAATGTTACTGCACCTTTTGGGCACCTtatgcatatatacagtatgaaCTACGTATATTGCCAGGTGACTGTCTCCCTTTTTAATCCTTTTTTAAGATTgtaccttttattattattattattattgatttataaagcaccaacatattccgtggcacttttATGGGGTACAACCCATAATAAAGAGTAGCCATAGTCATATAATTGTTGGCATTCTTGTCCTCCTGGTGCAGCCTTTTCTGGGTATAATTAATTTCTTTCTTTATTAGAGTCTAGTAAATTGCAGCAGTTTTGGACAATTATCATTAGGATAGGTATAGGAAAGAGAGAAAGTTTGCAGCACACACTAGGCAAGGTTAAATGATGGGCTTGGTTTAAAGGATACATATCATAGTACCTGAGACAAATCAAAACACTTCATCCACGATGCTGACATGTCACATTTAATGTACACCCACACTATGAGTACATTATGTATCACTGTGGCACACGCCAAAGCGACTGATCCAAATGTGACCCTGATAAAGGGATAAAGGTGGAAAGCAAAGGGGATGGCAGGAGATTTATTAACCACAGGGatatggcagagagagagagagagagagagagagagaaagcaaaAATAGGGACATGAAAGGAAtgaaagagagggggagagagaataAAGTGGCAGAGGGCAAGACAAAGAGCAACAGCAAAGTTGCACGAAGCAAAAGCAAAAAGTGGCGCAAAGAATGTTTATTCCACTCCTTCCACATCTGTCATGTTGTGCCTATCATGTTAATCTTCTCAGTCTTTGCTTCCCCCCACCCTTCTCATACGATCATAGTGCACCCCTTTTCGGTTGATTCCACACCCTCTGCCCCTCTCCCTGCCCATACCATCTCCTTGTGTTCTCATGTTTATATCCCCATTTGTGCTCCTAATTTCCACTCAATTCACGCTCCTTGCATTCCTCGTCTCCACTCACACCGTTCTCAGTGCACTCCCCGTCTCCACTCACTCCACCCTCCCTGCACTCCCGATCTCTACTTACTCCACCCTCCCTGCACTCCCCATCTCCACTCACTCCACCCTCCCTGCACTACTCATCTTCACTCACTCCACCCTCCCAGCACACCCCATCTCCACTCACTCTACCCTCCCTGCACTCCCCATCTCTACTCACTCCACTCTCCCTGCACTCCCCATCTCCACTCACTCCACCCTCCCTGCACTCCCCACCTCTACTCACTCCACCCTCCCTGCACTCCCCATCTTCACTCACTCCACCCTCCCTGCACTCCCCACCTCTACTCACTCCACCCTCCCTGTACTCCCCATCTCCACTCGCTCCACCTTCCCTGCACTCCCTATCTCAACTGACTCCACCCTCCCAGCACTCCCCATCTccactcacccaccctccctgcaCTCCGCATCTCCACTCACTCCACCTTCCCTGCACTCTCCACCTCTACTCATTCCACCCTCCCTGCACTCCCCATCTCCACTCACTCCACCCTCCCTGCACTCCCCACCTCTACTCACTCCACCCTCCCTGCACTCCCCATCTCCACTCGCTCCACCTTCCCTTCACTCCCCATCTCAACTGACTCCACCCTCCCAGCACTCCCCATCTccactcacccaccctccctgcaCTCCACATCTCCACTCACTCCACCTTCCCTGCACTCCCCACCTCTACTCACTCCACCCTCCCTGCACTCCCCACCTCTACTCACTCCACCCTCCCTGCACTCCCCATCTCCACTCGCTCCACCTTCCCTACACTCCCCATCTCAACTGACTCCACCCTCCCAGCACTCCCCATCTccactcacccaccctccctgcaCTCCGCATCTCCACTCACTCCACCTTCCCTGCACTCCCCACCTCTACTCACTCCACCCTCCCTGCACTCCCCACCTCTACTCGCTCCACCCTCCCTGCACTCCCCATCTCCACTCGCTCCAACTTCCCTGCACTCCCCATCTCAACTGACTCCACCCTCCCAGCACTCCCCATCTccactcacccaccctccctccactcCGCATCTCCACTCACTCCACCTTCCCTGCACTCCCCATCTTCACTCACTCCACCCTCACTGCACTCCCCATATCCACTCACTCAGTCCGGCCTGCACCCTCTATCCCCACTCCCTCAACCCTCCCTGCACACCCCATCTCCATACTCACTCCACCGTCCCTGCACTCCCCATCTCCACTCACTCCACCCTCCCTGCACTCCCCATCTCCACTCACTCCACCCTACCAGCACACCCCATCTCCACTCACTCCACCCTCCCTGCACTCCCCATCTCCACTCACTCTACCCTCCCTGCACTCCCAATCTCCACTCACTCCACCCTCCCTGCACTCCCCATCTCCACTCACTCCACCCTCCCTGCACTCCCCATCTCCACTCACTCCACCCTCCCTGCACTCCCCATCTCCACTCACTCCACCCTCCCTGCACTCCCCATCTTCACTCACTCCACCCTCCCTGCACTCCCCATATCCACTCACTCCGTCCTCCCTGCACTCCCCATCTCCAATTACTCTGCACTCCCCATCTCCACTTACTTTGCGCTCCCTATCTCCAATCACTCCACCCTCCCTGCACTCCCCATATTCCCATATCCTTGCCTTGCTATGTGCTGCCCACCTCTGCTCAGACGCTATTCCTCAAATCCCACATTAATGTCACCACCCCTCTCTTGCACCCATCGCTGCTCCTCCTCATAGTGCCCACCATCCTTTCTCACCCTTTCCTCATGTCTGCTCACCTTCGATGAGGCCCATCAGTTCTTgccatacttatgcacaaatctcTACTAATTTCCTCCTTGTATCTCCCATATTTGCTAACTTTCCCGTGCCCCACATGTCTGCTCACTATACTGTTAATGGTGTTCTTCTCATGTTATGTTATTTAAGATAAGTGCCTTATTTCCCATGCAGGAGTATTGATAATTGCTTGGACAGGTGAACCTTCTCATAGGCAGCCATACATTTATAATGATTACACATTTCTCTACTGGCCCAAATTTTTGGAAAGGCTAGaaatggagagcaacacatgaaaaaggaagcTGATGCTGaagagagctgttcatgaaagagaggggttgctgtacagggttgatacacatggaagaggaggctgcacatggaataggaggggcactGTGGCACAAAAAAGGGggtcacaacatacttggcctagaggcacaaaaagtataaatccgaccTTGTTTTTCTACAGCATGCATTTTTTTGAAGCGCACATGCTTTTATATTTaatcctagcccccccccccccatttttttttaatacatcacGGTATCCCTCTACTTATGGATTGATATGAATTTGTAATGCTGACCTGCTGCATGACTGCCCGACAGTCATATATGAGTGCTCCATTGCAGGAGCCTTTCTGACTGGATCTCAACATAGGTTCCAGGACCTGGTAACTGGGCACCTCTGCACTACAGGGGAAGACAATATTAAAGTTATAAAGGTATGGGGACCCACTGTACAGAGTTTCAATTAACTATCTCCTAaaatgaagtggttaaaaaaacaaaatgtgaaaaaaagaaaaccacatCGAATGACTTTATAGGACATGACAAATAGAGAAGGTTGATGACCGTGAACACGAGTAATAGTCCTGCCAATATTGTTGAACCATTCACAGAGTGTGTTTAATTCCAATGTTCTGAGATTCTTTATATTTTACCTCAGACAGAGTGACAGTATAAAGTCCACCATTCAGCAGTTCAGCTGATGTTTTGTGTCTAACCTGGAGATATGCCATCTGGTGTAAATGGCCCAGGGTCCTGTGGATCAGAGCCCATGGAAACCATAGAAAATGACGTGTGTGCATACATGGGCTAagctgtagctgctgcatgcaaaaGGCTAATTTCAAAGGTGGAAGGAAGTGAAATCAAAGAAGGTGGAAAAacctcaatggcctcaattctggtagctgcgTGCTGTAATTTTTCTTTCAGGAAAATAGCACAATTGGCATATGTGCAACCATTTTTCAGTAGTTTTCCATAAAAACGGTGAAAAGTGTGGAAAatgctttaaggctacttgcacaccaagacgttgcgttaggtgctacgttaaggtcgcataacgtgcacctaacacaatgtatggtgctgcaagagccgacggtagagtgagccgcgttaggcggctctatccctataaggtctcccagagtggcgctgattggccggcgggaccatgtgatgcggagcgagacactccgcatcacgtggtcccgccggccaatcagcggccgccagtgcagtgaatattaagtagccatgtgcgcggctactgtagctggctctccccgcctcctctccgccccccactgagcatgtgcaaacagtctaacgtggctatagccgctctaacgtcgtagcatgctgcactttccggacaacgtgcagcgttacatgtaacgcaacgtgagctgtgtgaacagcccacttgtgttacattgctgtgcgttgggggagcgttacaggcgcactaacgtgcgcctgtaacgtctctgtgtgtaagcagccttaaagtgtggtatttcagtgtgtgtgtgtgtgtgtgtgtgtgtgtgtgtgtgtgtgtgtgtgtttttaagaaggtgaatttgattatgtagcaacctatagaAAGTTTATTTATATGCAtccactgtaaaaaaaacaatccagTAGATATTTAGTTTTATTTCTACCATTCTTTTCTATTTCACAGCCTAAATAGAGTGCAGTCAGAACAGCGCAAGAGATTTTGGacacagccagcgccaccatagggcGCAACAGGAATTACGGCTATGGCGGccaacagtgagtaactttggcactgtcagaagatggagctgaagttacttttaaaacactgtaactcaGCGGCCAGCGATAGCTGGAAGCCAATTTATATCACTCTCTACCATCCATgtcaacctggagggggaatagcaattaacgcccccgggacttgtgcaggaacaGGGCAAGCCGtacatcggctgtatcctgcaccctatTTCATAGGTGCGCTAAATAGGAACTCCGCTAAAATAAGGATAGGAacaccactaaaaactgcaatctGCACACAAATTAACTTTACTGCCAGGTACAGGAAGGTCTTAACCTCATaacgaccgcctcacgccaagtgTAGCTAAGACGGAAACAAATTGTTATAAAATTAGTTTTCACaactatcattttttttaattatagttTTAACTTTTCAATATTTTGATATTGTACTCTTTTCTATCTCATTTTTAGTTCGTTTTTAGGATCCTAATTACGTTAATTAAGG is a window of Hyperolius riggenbachi isolate aHypRig1 chromosome 6, aHypRig1.pri, whole genome shotgun sequence DNA encoding:
- the LOC137521533 gene encoding apolipoprotein A-I-like; this encodes MRGLFVALALLFLTGTQARFPWQHEEPQTPLHHAQELIESGLHKIREIGKEVVEQAESSDIAKTLDLKISDKYDAVSSNALAIKKQLHPYLLKLKEEIGAELQKDIPIFREKIQPYVETFQMNWAGQVKAFRENAAPVVDNLKKQTKDNLESFYKNLQPQIEELKKRLHSEVESLRANIAPYKEELRQKLVEKFDEVKANAGPRAEEYKAQVAQNLENLRQRLAPVVENLKEQLLPKLEEGKAKLAEAWEALRARVAAYRAQA